A window of Candidatus Dadabacteria bacterium genomic DNA:
CGTGTTTTTCATTGTGAGATCCAGTGTCAACAAGGGTGCGCGATGCCGCACGGCACAGTCCAGAAAATACGCGTCGTATGCGTATGTGTCAGATTCAGCCGCAATGGACATGACGTTTTCCATGTCGATGTGGACGTATCGCAACGGGATGCGGTCGAAAATCTGCAGTCCTTTCCGGGCTTCCTCAAGTTCAATTCGGTCCTGTCTCATCATTGCGGTAAAAGCATTTCCGACTTCCCATGGTATGGAACCGGGGCCAATGAGCTCTTGCCCAGATGCGGCGGAGACAATCGCGTCTCTCTCAGGTTCTCCTGTGATCACTGCAATAATTGCCGAAGTATCAATCACGATATCCAGTATTCCCACCTCTTGGAATTGCAATTGTACAATTGTCTATGACGATGTCAAGCGTTATTGTAGACCTTGAATCTCCTTGTGTGGAAAACAAATTACAAACGGTCCTCACGACTGTGTTTGGAATATTTGTTGTTTACCCGGAATTGACCTGGTTTGTCCTGTGAAACCCGGAGTCTTTTTAGTCTGGTTCAAGTGCAGGATAATGGAAATGAATGGGAATTATAGCAATAATTAGACAGAAGGGTATAATATAGTAATGATAAGGACTTACAAATGCAGGGTGAAGTTGTCAAGTGCTGGGCATGAAGCACTGACCAAGGTATTCGGGATGTGTGCCACGCTCTACAATGCATGCCTTGAATCCCGGATTGACTGCTACAAGAAGACCCGAAAGTCCCGCTCATATTACGACCAGTGCAAGGAACTCACCGAAGTCAGGGCGGATGACCCCGAGTATGCCGGTATAAGCGTTCAGGTGTTCCGCGGGGTTGTGGGCAGGATAGACAAGGCGTACAAGTCATTTTTCCGTAATTATGTACTTGACAAACTAGGTCTATATATTGTGTTTCTATGTGTTGTGGCCGTTAGTTTGTTTGACAACTTGAAGCGTCTCATTGCCTGATTGCTCATCTTCAATAGTTAAGAGTTTGCTAAATATATATTCAGCACGATCAAGCAAATCATCCGCATCTCTATTATCTACAACTTCTCCGCCTGCCACTCGGGACCAGTCGGCATGAGCGTACTCTACAGAGGCTTTTTCAATACTCAACTCCGAATAAATTATAAACCGGGCCAGACTTTCCCATTTTTCCAAAGCAGGCCATTTTCCTAAGAGTTCAATCTCGGGAACCACTGTTTTGAAACCGTTAATCCGTCTAGCAAGGGTTTTCTCGGTCGCAGTAAAGCCGACCTTGAAGCGGTCATACGGATACAACCTCAACAAGTAGATTAACCCTTTTCTGTTGCTTTGAGCTCTTGGCATTCCCCTGGTATCCTTGTTGTTTTCAATTGGCTCTATTCTCATTCTATCAAACCTCCTTTTCTTTTGTCAATTACCCCTATATGTTGTGTTTTGCCTTGAAATTCTTGGCAAATCTCCTGCCACAATATGTTGTGGCAACTTGCTCTATTCTTCGTCAAGTGCATAATTACGCTTTTTAACTAAGCACACGTTCTTAAATCTATCAGAACAGATCAGACATATCAATAACTCCTATATCAAAATTCCATGTTATAATAGGAAATGGAGGGAGGATGGTAACTGGTTGTTACCCGCTGACTTAAAATCAGTTGAAGCCATGCCATTTACATACTCTTTAGCGGAATGGTTAACCGTGCCGTGTTCAAAATCCTTGTTAATCAGACTGTTATATGCCTTGCTCTCATCCGTAAAGACAGTTGACCCTTTCTCTACATTCTTGGTTAT
This region includes:
- a CDS encoding type II toxin-antitoxin system VapC family toxin — encoded protein: MIDTSAIIAVITGEPERDAIVSAASGQELIGPGSIPWEVGNAFTAMMRQDRIELEEARKGLQIFDRIPLRYVHIDMENVMSIAAESDTYAYDAYFLDCAVRHRAPLLTLDLTMKNTAGQLGISLVNVEA
- a CDS encoding helix-turn-helix domain-containing protein, giving the protein MIRTYKCRVKLSSAGHEALTKVFGMCATLYNACLESRIDCYKKTRKSRSYYDQCKELTEVRADDPEYAGISVQVFRGVVGRIDKAYKSFFRNYVLDKLGLYIVFLCVVAVSLFDNLKRLIA
- a CDS encoding transposase: ITKNVEKGSTVFTDESKAYNSLINKDFEHGTVNHSAKEYVNGMASTDFKSAGNNQLPSSLHFLL